Within Roseisolibacter agri, the genomic segment GGCACCAGGCGCTGCGTCTGCAGCGCGATCATGAACTGGTTGCGGCCGACGTAGCCCTCGGTCCAGTCGAAGTGGTCGTCGCCCGACTCGTACGAGACGAGGTAGCGGCCGTCTACCGCGCCGCCCCACCACTCGAACGAGTCGTCGAGGCCCGACAGGGTCTGCACGTACTCAAGCGTTGTCCCGCGGCCGACGGCGTACATCGACAGCGAGTTGAGCTCCTGGCCGGCGCCGTTGGACACGTCGAAGCCGGCGAACTCGATGCGCACGTAGCGCAGCGTGCCGCTGTTGTCGTTGTTGTCGGTGCCGCCCGCGTAGTTCTCGGCCACGCCCGCGGTGCCGCCCTCGGTGGTGATCGTCGTGCCGCTGCGGTTGATGATGCCGTTGCCGACGATCACGAGGCCGCCCCAGTCGCCCGGCGACCGGCTGCCGGCCGCGCGCTGCGAGGTGAAGACGATCGGCTGCGCCGCCGTGCCGACCGCATTGATGCGCGCGCCGCGCAGGATCCAGAGCGAGCTCCCCGGCACCGTCGTGTCGCCGACCACCGTCACGCCCGGCTGGATGGTGAGCGTCGCGCCGTTCTGCACCTTGATGAAGCCCGACAGCACGTAGGTCGAGTCGGTGGACCAGGTCTGGCTCGCCGTGATGTTCCCCGTGATGCGGCGGACGCGCGGCCCCTGCACGGGGCTCGCGGTCGTGCGGGCCACGACCTCGCCGCTGAACGGGCCGCTCGTGCCGCTGCGGACCGCGCCCACGCGGTAGCGGTAGTCGGTGGCGGCGGAGACCGCGTTGTCGGTGAGCGTGGTACCCGTCACCACGTCGCCGACCTGCACGAAGGTGCCGCCCGAGGTGCCGGCGGCGCGCTGCACGACGTAGCCGGTGGCGCCGGTCACGGACTGCCAGCTGACGGTGACGGCGGTGCTCGTCGTCGTGGTGGTGACGCCGGTCGGCGCGACGAGCGTCGGCGCGGGTTCGACCGGGATGGTCTCGTCCTCGTCGCTGCACGCGGTGGCCGAGAGCGTCAGGAGCGTGGCGGCCGTCGCCAGTCGCACGAAGGCGGTGATGCGCATGATGGCTGGAATGGAGTGGCGGGAGAACGCACAGCAGGCCGAGCGCGAGAACGAAGCGCCCGGCCTGTCGTGTCACGGTGACCGTGCGGTCACGGCCGCGTCACGGGCCGCGGATCGCGCCCCTGCGGCCTCCAGCTCAGCCCGAGCGAGAACACGCGTCCCGCGCGGTACGAGCGGCGATGGACCCCGCCGATCTGCTCGCGATACGGCGCGTCGAGCAGGTTGGAGCCGTTCACGCGCGCCGTCACGTCCGCGAGCACCGGCACCTGGAGCGCGAAGTCCAGGACGTTGCGCGGCCGCTCGTAGGTGTCCGGAAGCGGCTCGACGCCGGCGAGCGTGATGCGCTTGCCGAAGACGTTGTACAGCACCGTGGCCGAGAAGCGGCCGTCGGGCTGCGCGTAGCCGAGGCTCGCGTTCACCACGTAGGGCGACTGGCCCACCATCGGGCGGTCCGGGTTGGTGGCCGCCGTCAGCGAGTCGGTGATCGCGATCCGGCTGCGCATGAACGTCGCGTTCGTGGACGCCGTGATGTCGCGGAACGGCGCGCCGAGGAAGCCGAGCCCCTTCCGCACGTCGAGCTCGACGCCGTAGTTGGTGGCCGCGTCCGCGTTCACGAAGCCGATCTGCGGGCGTCCCGTGGTGGCGACGAAGACGCGCTCGATGGGATCCTGGAAGCGCTTCGCGAACACGCCGACGCTCAGCACCTCGCCGCCCGACGGGTACCACTCCCAGCGCGCGTCGTAGTTCCGGATCAGCGCGCGGCGCAGGCCGGGGTTGCCGCGCTCCTCGTTGTTGGCCGCGATCTCGACGTACGCCACCGGCGACAGCTCCCGGTACTCGGGGCGCGACAGCGTCTGCGTGGCCGACAGGCGGAGGTTCTGCGCGTCGGTGACGCGGACGGTGAGGTTCACCGCCGGCAGCACGTCGGTGTTCTTCAGGCGCGACACGGTGTCCTGCAGCTGCGCCGTCAGCGTATTGACCTGGATGTCGGCCGACTCGACGCGGGCGCCGGCGATCACGCGCACCCGGCTGCCGAGCCCCCCTTCGAGCATCGCGTAGCCCGCGCCGAGCGTCTCGTCGGCCGAGTAGCGCCCGCCGAAGGTGCTCGGGCGCACGAGCAGCGACGCGGCGTCGCTCGACGCGGCGCGGCGGAAGATCGACTCCGCGCGGTCGCGCAGCGCGGCCTGCTCGAGCCCGAGGTTCAGGATGTCGTACGCCTGGACGTCGGAGTCGCGGTGCACGTCGCGGTAGTAGCCGCCGACCTTCAGCTGCGGCGCCGATGCGGCGTCGCCGAAGCTGACGCGGTAGTTCAGCGCCCCCGCGTAGTCTCGCTCGTCCAGCGCGCCGAAGAAGCGGGTCGCGTCGTTCGCCAGCCCGCGCCAGAACCGGTTCGCGCCCGTGCCCTGGTACACGAGGTCCGAGCGATCCGGCTCGTCGCGGCTCACCTGGCTGCGCGACACGTTCCAGTCGAGCTGCTGTCGCGCGCCGGCGCCGATCGTGTGCTCGCCGCGCAGCTGGTTCGACAGCACGCTGCGCGAGACGAAGCCGAGGCGCGTGAGCGTGAGGACGCTCGCGAACTGCTCGTCGAGCCCCGTCAGCGACCGCGCCTCGTTGTCGGAGGTGCGGTTGTACGTGTTGTTGAGCGACAGGCGCGACGCGCCACCGAGCATCGTGCTGAGGTTGGCCACGCCGCCCCACAGCACGCTCTCGCGCCCGGTGCTTCCGGCGAACGTGGAGAGCGCCTCGGCGCCGCCCGCGCCGTCGGCGCGCGGCACGATCAGCTGCTCGTCGCGCCGCACCTCCTGCGAGGTGGAGTACGACAGCGACGCCACGTAGCCGACACGGCGTCCGAGCACCGCGTCGTTGCCACCCACCGACACGCCGAACGAGCCGTTCGGGAGGCCCGTGTTGTCGGCGACCGGTGTCCACTTGTTGCGGAAGCTCCGGATCAGCGCGTTGGTCGGCGCGCCGGGCGTCACGCCGCTGAGCGTCTGCCCCGCCGCGGCCACCGCCGACGGAAGGGTGCGGCGATCGCCGCCGAAGCCGAGCCACTCCTGGCCGACGCGCGGCGCGCGGATCACGTCGCGGCCCGCGGCCGCGGTGTTGGCGCCGAGCGACGACGAGAAGGTCACCGATCGCGACGCCGGGAACTCGCGGGTGCGGATGTCGACCAGCGCGCCGCTGAAGTCTCCGGGCCGGTCGGGCGTGAACGTCTTCGCGGTGGTGATCGCGTCGATCAGCGCGGCAGGGAACAGGTCGAGCGGGACGACCTTGCGCTCGGGCTCCGGGCTGGGGACGCGCGATCCGTTGAGCGACGTCTGCGTGTAGCGCTCGCCCAGGCCGCGCACGATGACGTACTTGCCGTCCTGCACCGTCACCCCGCTCACGCGCTTCACGGCCTGCGCGGCGTCGGCGTCGGGGCTGCGCTGGATCTGCTCGGCCGTCGTCGCGTTGACGATCGACGTCGACGTCCGCTGCTCGTCGAGCGCCTTGCTCACCGAGCCGCGCTCGGCGGACGCGGTCACTGCCACCGCCTGCAGCTGCACCGTCGCGGTGCCGAGGGTGACGTCCTGCTCCAGCGTCTGGCCGCCGGCGAGCATGATGCCGGTGACCGTCTTCGCCTGGTAGCCGATGCGGCGCGCCTGGATCGTCACCGTGCCGGCGGGGACCGCGGGGAGCGTGAAGCGGCCGTCGACGCCCGACATCGTGCCGAGCGTGGTGCCGACCACCTGCACGCCCACGTCGGAGAGGCCCGCGCCGGTCTTCGCGTCGACGATGCGGCCCGTGATGCGGCCGGTGGCGTGGCGCGCGGCGGTCGCCGCGGGCTGCGCGACGAGTGCGGACGGGATGGCGAACGGCATCAGCGGCATCGCCGCGTACATCGCGGCCGCGGTCCACCGTGAGCGAGCAGGCATGGAGGTCTCGGGTTGGCGTGAGAGGGACCCGGTCTGGGTCACGACTCAGCGTCAAAGCTCCCCGGCCTCGGCAACGCCGCGCCGACGGCCGCGCCACGGAACGGTCACGACGGCGCGACGGGCGCGTGACGCTCCGTGACGCGATCAGCGCGTGCCCGGTGCCTTCAGGCGGTAGCCGAACCCGCGCACCGTCTCGATCAGGTCGCCCGCGTCGCCGAGCTTCGTGCGCAGCCGCTGCACGTGCATGTCCACCGTGCGCGTCTGGATGTCGGGCGCGGCCTCCCACACCGTCTCCAGCAGGTGGCCGCGCGCCTGCACCCGCCCGCGCCGCTCGGCGAGCGTGAGCAGCAGCTTGTACTCGGTCGGCGTCAGCTCGATGCGCCGGCCGTCGACGTCCACGGTCATCGCCGCGCGGTCGATCCGCAGCGGACCCACCACCAGCAACTCGGCCGTCTCCGCGGCGGCGGCCGGCGCGGCGCCCGCCGTGACGCGCCGGAGGATCGCGCCGACGCGCAGCATCAGCTCCTGCGGCGAGAACGGCTTCGCGAGGTAGTCGTCGGCGCCGAGGGAGAGGCCGCGGATGCGATCGGGCTCCTCGCGGCGCGCGGTGAGCATCAGCACGCCCAGCCTCCGCGTCGCTTCGTCGGCGCGCAGCTGCTCCAGCACCTCGAAGCCCGAGAGGTCGGGCAGCATCAGGTCGAGGACCATGAGCGCGGGGCGCTCGCGGCGCGCCAGCTCCAGCGCGTCGGTGCCGGTGCCCGCCGTCGAGACGCGGTAGCCCAGCTTCGCCAGGTGGTACGCGACCAGCGCGACGATGTCCGGCTCGTCGTCGACGACGAGGATCCGCTCGCCCGCGCCGGGCACGGTGGGCGGCGCGGCGCTCGGCGACGAGCGGTCGGGCGAGCGATGGGGCGAGCGGTCGGCGCTCGACGAGAGCATGCGAGGAAGGCGGATGGCCGGTCGTGCGGGCGGCGCGGGGCGCGCCTCAGTCGCGGCGGGCCTGCAGGCGACGCTGGATCTTGGCGACGATCATCTCGATCGCGACGGCGTTGTGGCCGCCGCGCGGGACGATCACGTCCGCGTAGCGCTTGCTCGGCTCGACGAACTGCTGGTGCATCGGGCGCACGGTCGAGAGGTACTGCTCCAGGATCTCGTCGAACGGTCGGCCGCGCTTGACGATGTCGCGCCGCAGCCGCCGGATGAGCCGCACGTCGGCGTCCGCGTCCACGTACACCTTCACGTCGCACAGCTCGCGCACGCGCTCGTCGACGAACAGCAGGATCCCGTCGATCACGACCACGTCCGCCGGCGCGATGTGGACGACGTCGGGCGCGCGCAGATGCTCGACGAAGTCGTACACCGGCTTCTGGATCGCCTCGCCGCGCGACAGCCGCCCGAGGTGGTCGACGAACAGGTCGAGATCGAACGCGTCCGGGTGGTCCCAGTTCACGCGCCGCCGCTCCGACATCGGCAGGTCGGCGAAGTGGCGGTAGTACGCGTCCATGTCGACGAACGCGACCGACGCCGCCGACTCGCCCGCGGTCAGCGCCTCGGCCACGCGGCGCGCGACCGTCGACTTCCCCGAGCCCGTGCCGCCCGCGATCCCGATGACGAGCGGCTTGGTCACGGGCGATCCCCCGGTCGGGTCACGCCCGGGCGTTCACGGAGGCAGGATGCCGGGCCGGCGGCGCGAAGTGAAGCGGGGCGCGCGTCACGGGAGTGTATCGGGCCCCGGGACGAGCGGCGGTGCGCAGGGGTCGTGGCAGGCATCCGGGCAAGTGTGGCCGGCGCGCCGGACAGCGTCAACCGCACGCCCGCGCCGGCGCCAGCGGCCCGCGCCCTGCACCCCCGCGGAGGCGGCCGCTAGCTTGTGTCCATGCAACGAGTTGCTTCACTCCGGGTGCCGCGCCGCGGCGCCGTGTGGTCGGGCGCCGCGCTCTCGCTCGCGGTCGCCATCCTGGGCGGGGCCCACGTCGCCGGCGCGCAGGGCGCGCCACGCGCGGCCGACTCGCTCGAGCTGCTGATCGCCTCGACGACCGACGTCCACGGCCGCCTGCGCGGCTGGGACTACTTCGCGGGCCGCGCCGACACGGTGCGCTCGCTGGCGCGCGCCGCGACCGTCGTCGACTCGCTCCGCGCCGCCCACCCGGACCGCGTGGTGCTGGTGGACGCGGGCGACCTGCTGCAGGGGACGCCGCTGACGTACGTAGCGGCGCGCGTCGCGCCCGACCAGCCGCACCCGGTGTCTGCGGCGATGAACGCGATGCGCTACGACGCTGCGGCCATCGGCAACCACGAGTTCAACTACGGCGTCGAGACGCTGGACCGCGCGACGGGGCAGGCGCGCTTCCCGTTCCTCGCGGCCAACCTGCGACGGACGGACGGCGGCCGCGCCTACCGTGCCTGGACGATGGTCGAACGCGGCGGGGCCAAGGTCGCGTTGGTGGGTGGGACGACGCCGGGCTCGATGGTCTGGGACCGCGACCACCTGAAGGGGAAGGTGACGATCGGCGACATCGTGCCCGCCGTGCGCGCGGCCGCGGCCGAGGCGCGCGCGGCCGGCGCCGACGTGGTCGTCGCGGTGCTCCACTCGGGGCTCGGCGAGCCGTCCAGCTACGACACGGTCAGCACCGGCCTGCCGAGCGAGAACGTCGCCGCGCGCGTCGCGCGCGAGGTGCCGGGGCTCGACGTCGTGATCTTCGGCCACTCGCACCGCCAGCTCCCCGACACGACGATCGGCGGCGCGCTGGTGATGCAGCCCAAGAACTGGGCGGAGAGCGTGGGCGTCGCGCGCCTCGCGCTCGTGCGTCGCGACGGGAAGTGGGCGGTCGCGTCGAAGCGCGGGACGCTGGTGCCGACCGTCGGCCGTGCCGAGTCGCCGGCGGTGCTGGCCGCGACCGATGCCGGGCATGCGCGGGCCGTCGCGTACGCCGCCTCCGAGGTCGGCCGCACGACGGTCGCCTGGCGCGCCGACTCGTCGCGCGTCGCCGATACCCCGCTGCTCGACTTCGTGCTCGAGGTCATGCGCCGCACGGCCAAGGCGGACCTCGCCGCCGGCGCGGCATTCTCGCTCGAGGCGGGGCTGGACGCCGGCCCCGTGACCGTGGCCGAGATGGCGCGCCTCTATCCCTACGAGAACACGCTGCGCGCGGTGAGGGTGAGCGGCGCGCAGCTGCGGCAGTTCCTGGAGCACAGCGCGCGCTACTACCGCCCGTTCGACGCCGCGAACGCGTCGGCGTCGATCGTCGATCCGTCGGTGCCGGGCTACAACTTCGACGTCGTGGCCGGCGCCGACTACGTGCTCGACGTGAGCCGTCCGGTGGGGCAGCGCGTCACGTCGCTGTCGGTTCACGGCCGTCCCGTCGCCGACACGGACAGCTTCACGCTCGCGCTCAACAACTACCGGCAGACGGGCGGCGGCGGCTTCGCGATGCTGGCCGGCGCGCCGGTCGTGTACGACGAGGGGCTGGAGATCCGCCAGCTGCTGATAGACGAGGCGAAGGCGCGCGGCACGCTCGACCCGGCCGACTACTTCACGCCCAACTGGCGGCTGGAGCCGGCCGCCGCGGTCGGCGCGGCCTACGCCTCGATGCGCGGCGACGCGACCGGCCGCGCGGCGGCTGGCGCGAGCGCCGTGCGCGCGACGACGGCGGCCGCCGCCGCCGCGCAGGACACGGGCGCCATCCGCGTGCGGAAGGATGCGCCGGCGATCCGCCGCCGCCCCGGCCTGCCGACGACGCTGCGCATCATCGGGATGAACGACTTCCACGGCGGCGTCGAGGCGCGCGCGGACACGCGCGGCGTGCGGCGCGGTGGCGCGGATGCGCTGGCGGCCGCGATCGCGCGGGCGCGCAGCGAGTGCCGCCCGCCAGCCTGCGTCAGCATCCTGCTCGATGGCGGCGACGAGTTCCAGGGCACGCCCGCCTCGAACCTGACGTACGGCAGGGCGGTCGTCCCGATCATGAAGGAACTGGGCGTCGTCGCCTCCGCGCTCGGCAACCACGAGTTCGACTGGGGCGTCGACACGCTGCGCGCCCGGCTGCGCGAGCTGCCGTACACGGTGCTCGGCGCCAACGTCCGCACGACCGACGGGAAGAAGCTGCCCTGGCTGCGCGACGACACGCTGGTGGTCCGCAACGGGCTCCGCATCGGCATCGTCGGCGTCGCCGATCCGTCCACGCCGCGCACGACCAAGGTGCTGAACGTGAAGGGGCTGGTGTTCGGCCCCATGGCGCCGGCCATCGACGAGCGGGCGCGCGCGCTGCGGGCGCGCGGCGCCGATCTCGTGGTGGTGACGGGGCACATCGGCGGCTACTGCGATCGCGACGGCGAGAACGACCCGG encodes:
- a CDS encoding TonB-dependent receptor, coding for MPARSRWTAAAMYAAMPLMPFAIPSALVAQPAATAARHATGRITGRIVDAKTGAGLSDVGVQVVGTTLGTMSGVDGRFTLPAVPAGTVTIQARRIGYQAKTVTGIMLAGGQTLEQDVTLGTATVQLQAVAVTASAERGSVSKALDEQRTSTSIVNATTAEQIQRSPDADAAQAVKRVSGVTVQDGKYVIVRGLGERYTQTSLNGSRVPSPEPERKVVPLDLFPAALIDAITTAKTFTPDRPGDFSGALVDIRTREFPASRSVTFSSSLGANTAAAGRDVIRAPRVGQEWLGFGGDRRTLPSAVAAAGQTLSGVTPGAPTNALIRSFRNKWTPVADNTGLPNGSFGVSVGGNDAVLGRRVGYVASLSYSTSQEVRRDEQLIVPRADGAGGAEALSTFAGSTGRESVLWGGVANLSTMLGGASRLSLNNTYNRTSDNEARSLTGLDEQFASVLTLTRLGFVSRSVLSNQLRGEHTIGAGARQQLDWNVSRSQVSRDEPDRSDLVYQGTGANRFWRGLANDATRFFGALDERDYAGALNYRVSFGDAASAPQLKVGGYYRDVHRDSDVQAYDILNLGLEQAALRDRAESIFRRAASSDAASLLVRPSTFGGRYSADETLGAGYAMLEGGLGSRVRVIAGARVESADIQVNTLTAQLQDTVSRLKNTDVLPAVNLTVRVTDAQNLRLSATQTLSRPEYRELSPVAYVEIAANNEERGNPGLRRALIRNYDARWEWYPSGGEVLSVGVFAKRFQDPIERVFVATTGRPQIGFVNADAATNYGVELDVRKGLGFLGAPFRDITASTNATFMRSRIAITDSLTAATNPDRPMVGQSPYVVNASLGYAQPDGRFSATVLYNVFGKRITLAGVEPLPDTYERPRNVLDFALQVPVLADVTARVNGSNLLDAPYREQIGGVHRRSYRAGRVFSLGLSWRPQGRDPRPVTRP
- a CDS encoding response regulator transcription factor yields the protein MLSSSADRSPHRSPDRSSPSAAPPTVPGAGERILVVDDEPDIVALVAYHLAKLGYRVSTAGTGTDALELARRERPALMVLDLMLPDLSGFEVLEQLRADEATRRLGVLMLTARREEPDRIRGLSLGADDYLAKPFSPQELMLRVGAILRRVTAGAAPAAAAETAELLVVGPLRIDRAAMTVDVDGRRIELTPTEYKLLLTLAERRGRVQARGHLLETVWEAAPDIQTRTVDMHVQRLRTKLGDAGDLIETVRGFGYRLKAPGTR
- the udk gene encoding uridine kinase codes for the protein MTKPLVIGIAGGTGSGKSTVARRVAEALTAGESAASVAFVDMDAYYRHFADLPMSERRRVNWDHPDAFDLDLFVDHLGRLSRGEAIQKPVYDFVEHLRAPDVVHIAPADVVVIDGILLFVDERVRELCDVKVYVDADADVRLIRRLRRDIVKRGRPFDEILEQYLSTVRPMHQQFVEPSKRYADVIVPRGGHNAVAIEMIVAKIQRRLQARRD
- a CDS encoding 5'-nucleotidase C-terminal domain-containing protein, which produces MQRVASLRVPRRGAVWSGAALSLAVAILGGAHVAGAQGAPRAADSLELLIASTTDVHGRLRGWDYFAGRADTVRSLARAATVVDSLRAAHPDRVVLVDAGDLLQGTPLTYVAARVAPDQPHPVSAAMNAMRYDAAAIGNHEFNYGVETLDRATGQARFPFLAANLRRTDGGRAYRAWTMVERGGAKVALVGGTTPGSMVWDRDHLKGKVTIGDIVPAVRAAAAEARAAGADVVVAVLHSGLGEPSSYDTVSTGLPSENVAARVAREVPGLDVVIFGHSHRQLPDTTIGGALVMQPKNWAESVGVARLALVRRDGKWAVASKRGTLVPTVGRAESPAVLAATDAGHARAVAYAASEVGRTTVAWRADSSRVADTPLLDFVLEVMRRTAKADLAAGAAFSLEAGLDAGPVTVAEMARLYPYENTLRAVRVSGAQLRQFLEHSARYYRPFDAANASASIVDPSVPGYNFDVVAGADYVLDVSRPVGQRVTSLSVHGRPVADTDSFTLALNNYRQTGGGGFAMLAGAPVVYDEGLEIRQLLIDEAKARGTLDPADYFTPNWRLEPAAAVGAAYASMRGDATGRAAAGASAVRATTAAAAAAQDTGAIRVRKDAPAIRRRPGLPTTLRIIGMNDFHGGVEARADTRGVRRGGADALAAAIARARSECRPPACVSILLDGGDEFQGTPASNLTYGRAVVPIMKELGVVASALGNHEFDWGVDTLRARLRELPYTVLGANVRTTDGKKLPWLRDDTLVVRNGLRIGIVGVADPSTPRTTKVLNVKGLVFGPMAPAIDERARALRARGADLVVVTGHIGGYCDRDGENDPGSAGAAGPTPCTGEVFTLARELREPIAAIVSGHTHSRVATIVNGIPISQGRSSGRGLGVIDIPLAGGAPRVEMREVVADSMGPVPPRVAALSARALADVQARVTRVVAEVAEAMPREPDEQYAVGNLIADAQRWATRADVAIMNNGGIRTGLPAGPATFGRLYEIQPFGNTLYTLRVRGRDLKAYLPKLVTRDRPRWHVSGVTITYDSTKTGTARFVAATLDGGKAIEDEQLYAVTINDFLVTGGDGVTLAEGAASVVETKVVDVDALMGYLRQLPQPVRAPTEVRIRNVAGAQP